The Streptomyces sp. NBC_00576 genome contains the following window.
GCCCCCGTTGCCGCGGGACTCAAGTCGATTTATCGTCCCAGCACGATTCGCGAGCAAGATCACAATATGTGAAGGGGCCGCGGCCATGGTGGCGAAAAAGACCGCCGTACAGCAGTCGGCGTCCAGCAGATCCACCGGATCCACGGCCGCGGGGCCCTCCGGCAGTGGCAAGGGCACGGACGCGAAGAAGAGCGCCCTCAAGGAGGGCACCACGAAGAAGACGGCGGCCACGAAGACGGTGGCAGGTAAATCGGAGGCCAAAAAAACGGTGGCCAAGAAGACCGTCGCCGCGAAGACGGCCGTCGCCAAGACAGCCGTAGAGAAGAAGGCCGCCGCGCCCCGAAGCACCGCGGTTCACGGCGGCGCCGGCAAACGCACCTCCACGAAGAGCACGGTCAAGAAGAGCACGGCCAACAAGGCGGGCGCGGCCGAGGCCGCGAAGACGACGGGAGCCACGACGGTGGTTGCGAAGAAGAGTGCTGGCACGGCCACGGCGGCGAAGAAGCCCAGCGCGGTACCCAAGGCGCGGATCATCGCGGCGGCGGAGCCGGGCGAGCTCGCAGTACGCCCCGGTGAGGACCCATGGACTCCGGAGGAGGTGGCTCAGGCACGCGCCGAGCTGCAGTCCGAGGTGCAGCGGCTGCGCGCCGAGATCACGTCGTCCGAGCAGTCGCTCGTGGGCCTGATGCGGGACTCCGGGGACGGCGCGGGCGACGACCAGGCTGACACCGGTACCAAGAACATCACGCGCGAGCACGAGATGGCGCTGGCGGCCAACGCGCGCGAGATGCTCGTCCAGGACGAGCGGGCCCTGGAGCGGCTGGACACGGGCACGTACGGCCTGTGCGAGAACTGCGGCAACCCGATCGGCAAGGCGCGTATGCAGGCCTTCCCGCGCGCGACGCTGTGCGTCGAGTGCAAGCAGAAGCAGGAGCGGCGCTACTGACCCCTCCGCAGAGCCCCTGCCGTGCCGAGTCGCGCCGTGTGCCTCCTGCACTCCTGTGTGCCAGGAGGCGTGTCGTACCCTCGTCCTCAGTCAGGAACCTAGGTTGAGGGACTCACGTGGCAGAGGCGGAGCGCATCATCGGTACGCCGGACATCCCAGACGCGGCGGGAGCCGAGGCGGAGATCCCGGACGAGCGGCCCCGGGGCAGGCGCCGGATCGTCGTGCTGTTCACGGTCGCCGCGCTGGCGTACGCGCTGGACCTTGTCAGCAAGATGATCGTCGTCGCCAAGCTGGAGCACCACGCGCCGATCGAGATCATCGGGGACTGGCTGAAGTTCGAGGCGATCCGTAACGCGGGCGCCGCCTTCGGCATGGGTGAGGCCTTCACGGTGATCTTCACGGTCATCGCGGCGTCCGTGATCGTCGTGATCGTCCGCCTGGCCCGCAAGCTCTACAGCCTGCCCTGGGCGATCGCGCTCGGTCTGCTGCTCGGCGGCGCGCTGGGCAATCTGACCGACCGGATCTTCCGCACGCCGGGAGTCTTCAAGGGCGCGGTCGTCGACTTCATCGCGCCCAAGCACTTCGCGGTCTTCAACCTGGCCGACTCCGCGATCGTCTGCGGCGGCATCCTGATCGTCCTGCTGTCCTTCAAGGGGCTCGACCCGGACGGGACCGTCCACAAGGACTGACGAGCTGGGCGGGGGTTTTCCACAGGCCCGGTCGGGGGTGTCTGGCCAGTCCTGCATACTCGACGGGTGAGTACGATTCCCGAGATCCGCAACCTGCCCGTGCCGGACGGCCTGGAGGGCGAGCGCGTCGACGCCGCCATCTCCCGGATGTTCGGCTTCTCCCGTACGAAGGCCGCCGAGCTGGCCGCGGCGGGGAAGGTCACGGTCGACGGCTCGGTGGTCGGCAAGTCGGAGCGGGTGCACGGCGGCGCCTGGCTCGAGGTCGAGATGCCGCAGGCGCCCGCGCCCGTGCAGGTGGTGGCCGAGCCCGTCGAGGGCATGGTGATCGTGCACGACGACGACGACATCGTCGTGATCGTCAAGCCCGTCGGCGTGGCCGCGCATCCGTCGCCCGGCTGGACCGGGACGACCGTCATCGGCGGCCTCGCCGCTGCCGGATACCGCATCTCCACTTCCGGTGCCGCCGAGCGCCAGGGCATCGTGCATCGGCTCGATGTCGGCACGTCCGGCCTGATGGCGGTCGCCAAGTCGGAGCGCGCGTACACGTCGCTCAAGCGCCAGTTCAAGGAGCGCACGGTCGACAAGCGCTACCACGCACTGGTCCAGGGCCACCCGGATCCGATGAGCGGCACGATCGACGCGCCCATCGGCCGGCACCCCACCCACGACTACAAGTGGGCGGTCACTGCTGAGGGCAAGCCGTCCGTCACGCACTATGACCTCATCGAGGCGTTCCGTGCGGCCTCCCTGCTCGATGTGAAGCTGGAGACCGGCCGCACCCACCAGATCCGCGTCCACATGGCCGCCCACCGGCACCCCTGCGTCGGCGACCTGACGTACGGGGCGGACCCGACGCTCTCCAAGCGGCTCGGTCTGACCCGTCAGTGGCTGCACGCCGTACGTCTCGGCTTCGAGCACCCGGGGGACGGGACGTGGGTCGAGTTCGAGAGCGACTACCCGGACGACCTGGCCAATGCCCTGGAGCGGGTGCGCGAGGAGACGTACGCATGACCCTGGCGCCGTACGTGGTGCGCGTCGCCGAGGAGCCTGCCGACCGTGAGGCCTGCTTCGCGGTGCGCAAGGAGGTCTTCGTCGCGGAGCAGCAGGTGCCGGAGGATCTGGAGTACGACGAGTTCGACGCGGGCGCGCTGCATGTGCTGGCCGTCCGGGAGGACGGGGTGGCGCTCGGTACGGGGCGGTTGCTGTACGGGGAGGCGGCGGCCGGCCGGACCGGGGGAGATCTGTCCTTGGGGTCGCTCGGGCGGCTCGCGGTGCGGAAAGAAGCGCGGGGGCTGGGGGTCGGGGTCGCGCTCGTGCGGGGGATCGAGGAGGCGGCTCGGGGGCTGGGGCTCGTCGCTGTGGATCTGCATGCGCAGACCTCCGCGTCAGGGTTTTACGAGCGGCTCGGGTATGCGGGGTACGGAGACGAGTTCTACGAGGCGGGTATCGCACATCTTGCGATGCGCCGTTCTTTTTGAGTTTTTTTATCCCACACCCGCGCACCACCCGTGGCGGGTCCGTTGAGAGGTGGGCCTCGCCTGTGGGGGTGCGCTTCGTCGGCGGCTTTCCGCCCGGGGGTGGTGTCTAGCCTCGGCCGGCCGGCCTTGGCGTTTCGTGGGCCCTTCGCGGGCCTCCGTCCTGGAAGCGGCGAGCCGCCTCCGTGCCCGGGAGCAGGGCCGCGTCCGCCGTGTTGACTCGGGGTAGGGCGTACGGGTGTTGCTCGGTCAGCCAGCGGATCATGCCCTCGCGGACGTGCACCCGGACCTTCCAGACGTCGTCCGCGTCCTTCGCCGTCACCAGGGCGCGTACCTCCATGGTGGTCGGTGTGGCGTCCGTGACGCACAGGTCGCAGGCGCGTCCGTCCCAGGCCGGGCACTCGCGCAGGAGGTCGCGGAGCTTCTCCCGCATCGCCTCCATGGGCGCGCTGTGGTCCAGGTGCCAGAAGACGATGCCGGTCATCTGGGCGCCGCCCCGCGACCAGTTCTCGAAGGGCTTCGAGGTGAAGTAGGAGACCGGCATCGTGATGCGCCGCTCGTCCCAGGTCCGCACGGTCAGGAACGTCAGCGTGATCTCGTCGACCGTGCCCCACTCACCGTCCACCACGACCGTGTCGCCCATGCGCACCATGTCGCCGAAGGCGATCTGGAACCCCGCGAACATGTTGCTCAGCGTCGACTGGGCCGCCACACCGGCGACGATGCCCAGGACACCGGCCGAGGCCAGCAGGGAGGCGCCGGCCGCGCGCATCGCCGGGAACGTCAGCAGCATCGCCGCCACCGCCACGACGGCCACGATCGCCGCGACCACCCGCATGATCAGCGACACCTGGGTACGGACCCGGCGGACCCGGGCCGGGTCGCGGTGGGCGCGGGCGTAACGGGTGTACGAGGTGTCCACGATCGCCGCCGCGATGCGCACGATCAGCCACGCCGCCGAGCCGATCAGGACCAGGGTCAGGACCCGGCCGGCGGTGACCTCGTGCCCGTGGATCAGGTCGGCCTGGTCGTAGGACCCTCTGAGCATCGCCGCACACAGGACGAGCTGGTAGGGCACGCGGCCCCGGCGCAGCAGTCCCCACAGAGGAGTCTCGGTCTGTCGTTCGTCCGCCTTGCGCAGCAAGCGGTCCGTGACCCAGCCGATGAGCAGCGTGAGCACGACCGAGCCACCAAGGACGATCAACGGGCGCAGTACGTTCTCCATGCCGGAGAACGTAACCGGAGAAGGGCGGTCATGAACATGTGACTTCGTTCTCTGTCAGTGGTGGCTGGCACGATGTGCTCATGAACGTCATGCTCTTTCACTCGACCTATGGGCTTCGCCCCGCCGTGCGCGCCGCGGCGGACCGGCTGCGGGCGGCCGGACACGAGGTGTGGACCCCCGACCTCTTCGACGGGCACACCTTCGAGACCGTCGAGGAGGGCATGGCCTTCAAGGACGCCATAGGCAAGGACGAGTTGCTCAGGCGGGCGATCCTGGCCGCCGCGCCCTATTCCGGGCGGGGTCTGGTGTACGCGGGGTTCTCCTTCGGTGCCGCGACCGCGCAGACGCTCGCGCTCGGCGACGACAAGGCGCGCGGGCTGTTGCTGCTGCACGGCACGTCGGACATCGCCGAGACGGCGTCGGTCGACGAGCTGCCGGTCCAGCTGCACGTGGCCGAGCCGGACGCGTTCGAGACCGACGACTGGCTGGGCTCCTGGTATCTCCAGATGGGCAAGGCGGGCGCCGACGTGGAGATCTACCGGTACGCCGGAGCCGGTCACCTCTACACCGACCCCGACCTGCCGGACTACGACGAGGAGGCGGCCGAGGCCACCTGGCGTGTGGCGCTCGGCTTCCTCGACAGCCTGTAGACCGGGGGCACCGGTACTCGCGGCCGTTTACACCGGGGCGTACGTCCGTTCCATCTTCTGCGTGCCACTGAGCGTGCGGTACGAGCGCCACCAGGTCGAGGTCGCGTTCGGCTTCGTGCGGTGGGACAGCACGTAGTAGTCCATCTGCGCGCGGTCGGCGGTGATGTCCAGGACGCCGTAGCCGTGGCGGTCGGTGTCGACCCAGTGGACGTGCCGGTTGGCCGCGCGGATGATCGGCGCGGCGAGCGCGGTGACGGTGCCCTCGGGGACCTTGAGGAGGTCGTCGAGGTTGTCGGAGGTGACCGACGTGACGACGAACTCCGTGGCGGCCGAGGGCGACAGCGGGTAGGTGCCGGCGTCCACGGGCACGTCGTTGGCCCAGGCCATGTGGATGTCGCCGGTCAGGAAGACCGTGTTGCGGATCGCGTTGGAGCGGAGGTGGGCGAGGAGTTCGCGGCGGTCGTCCGTGTAGCCGTCCCACTGGTCGGTGATGAGGCCGAGGCCGTCCTTGGGCAGGCCGAGCAGTTCGGCGAGCGGCTTCAGGAGGTCGGCGGTGAGGGAGCCGATGACGAACGGCGAGATCATCACCGAGTTCCCGACCAGCCGCCAGGTGGTGTCCGAAGCCTTCAACCCGGCCTTCAGCCAGTCCAGTTGGGCCCGGCCGGTGATCGTACGCGCCGGGTCGTCGACCGAGCCGTTGCCCACGGCCACCTGCTGGGAGCGGAACGAGCGCAGATCGAGGAGGGAGAGGTCGGCGAGCTTGCCGAATCGGAGGCGCCGGTAGGTGGTGCCCGCGATCGCGGGGCGGACCGGCATCCACTCGAAGTAGGCCTGCTTCGCGGCGGACTGCCGACTCGACCAGGTGCCCTCCGTGCCCTCGGTGTGGTTCTCGGCGCCGCCCGACCAGGCGTCGTTGGCGAACTCGTGGTCGTCCCAGATCGCGATGACGGGGGCAGCCGCGTGGAGAGCCTGGAGATCCGCGTCGGTCTTGTAACGGCCGTGCCGTACGCGGTAGTCGGCGAGGGTGAGGATCTCGTGCGCGGGGGAGTGCGGGCGTACGACGGTGCCGCGCGTGCCGTACGCGCCGGTGCCGTACTCGTAGATGTAGTCGCCGAGATGCAGCCAGGCGTCCAGGTCACGGCGGGCCGCGAGGTGGCGGTACGAGGAGAAGTAGCCGGCTTCCCAGTTGGCGCAGGAGACCACGCCGAAGCGGAGGCCCGTCACGGCGGCGTCCGCGGCGGGCGCGGTGCGCGTACGGGCGGCGGGGGAGTCCGTGCCGCCCGCCGAGAAGCGGAACCAGTAGTCCGTGGCGGGCGTGAGGCCCCGGATGTCCGCCTTGACCGTGTGATCGGCGGCGGCCGTCGCGGTGGTCGAGCCCTTGGAGACGACGCTCGTGAACGTCTTGTCACGGGCCACGATCCAGCTCACCTCGGTGTCCGGGCCGAGCCCGGAACCGGGTATCGCCTCGGCCGTGGGCGTCACACGCGTCCACAGCAGGATGCCGTCCGGCAACGGATCGCCGGAGGCGACCCCGTGCAGGAAGGCGGGGGCCTCGGCAGCCGCGCTCGCGGGCAGCGAGGCGGCCAGCGGGCCGGCCAGTACGGCGCTGGCCGCGGCGGCCTTGACGACCGTACGGCGGCGCGGGGCGAGGGAGTTGACCTGGGCGCCCGTGGACTCGGTGGAACTGCTTCGACTCGTCACGGGCGCTGAGATTACTGACCAGTAAGGCAGTGGAGCGGGCGAACCGGCTAAAGTTCGCCCGCTCTTCGGCTGATCGTCCACCGGGACCGAGCGGAGGGCCGTACGGCAGGCGCTTCAAACGCCCCGGAACCCGCTGTTCAGGACTTCAGGGCCGCCTCGATCGCCGTGTTGAAGTCGGCGACCGTCATGGGCGCCGACTTGGTGTTCGCGCCCGTGAGCGTCTTGCCGTCCATCACCAGGCTCGGAGTGCCGTTGACGCCGTCCTTGTTGGTGTTGAACGTCTGCGACATCGCCAGTGCCCAGGCGTCGTACGTGCCGTTCTTGACGGCGGTCTGGAACTTCGTGTTGTTCTTGAGCGCGGCGACCGTGTTCGCGACCTTGATCAGATAGTCGTCGCTCTTGAACTTGTCCTCTGTCTCGTCGGGGTGGTACTTCGCCGAGTAGAGCGCCGTCTTGTACTCCAGGAACGCCGCCGGGCTCACGTTCAGCGCGGCGCCCATGGCGCTCATCGCGTTCTTGGAGCCCTCGCCGCGGGAACCGATCTCGATCTTCCCGTTGTCGTCTGTGTCACCGTCGAGGAACGTGCCACCGATGTACTGGATCTTGAACTTGCCCGCGTCGAAGTCCTGCTTGAGGGTCGGGCCGACCGTCTCCTCGAACTGGGCGCAGATCGGGCAGCGCGGGTCCTCGTACAGCTTGAGGGTCTTCTTGGCGGTGCTCTTGCCGAGGACCACCGTCGTGCCGTTCGTACCCGTGGTGTTGGCCGGGGCGACGACCTTCGCGTCCTTCGCCGTGTCCCAGTAGCCCGGCTTGTTGTTCTGCACGACCGCGTAGCCGATACCGCCGGCTATCGCGAGGACGGCGACGACGGCGCCGGCCACGATGACCTGCCGCTTGACCTTGTCGCGCTTGGCCTGGCGCTCGCGCTCCTCGCGCAGACGTTCACGGGCCGCGCTCTTGGACGCCTGGCTGTTCCGCTTGCTCATGCTGGTGATCTCCCTGGGGAACGCGTACGCGTCATGGGCGTCGTACGCGGAAATGAATGGGGGCTTGCCGGTGCTCGTTGCTCGGTGCTGTCGCTCAGGCGAAGGCGAGCGGGCTCGGTGGCCCTCGGCGTCCCAGGGAGTGCACGAGCAGACGCGTGCGGAGGGTGGCGATGCGCTGAACCGGTCGCGGCAGGCGGCTTACCGTCGGGGCGAACCGGACCGTCACCGCGGCGGCGGCCAGCAGCAGCGGGCGGAAGGTGGAGGTGGCGAGCGCGGCCAGCAGCTGGGCCAGGGCCCGTTCGCCCCGGCGCAGCCAGGCGGCGGCCAGCAGCCCCACGCCGACATGCGCGGCCAGCAGCAGCCAGGCGGTCGAGGGGCCCGCGTGGGCGAGCAGCGACGCCACCCGGTCCGTGTCGGTGCCGGCCACCCGGGCCAGCGGGGTGCCCACGCCGTCACCGGCGCACAGCACGTCGAAGCCGACCGAGCGCAGCGGGCCGGCGACCGGGCCGCCCGCCCGGCCGTAACAGACCGTCTGGCCGGTGGTGAAGACCGTGTCGGCGGCCAGTTCCAGCGGGATCAGCAGGGCCGCGATCCGGGCGAAGCCGCGCTCGCGGCCTGCCAGCGCGTACGCGACGACGAAGACGGCGGCGGCGATCACGGCCACCGTCCCCATCGGCAGCGGGACCCTGGACAGCAGCACGTGCGACGCGCTGCTGAGCGTCACGACGAGTGCCGTGAACAGCGCCGCGCGTACGGCTCTGAGGTGGGTCCCGGATATGTCCATAGCGGAGGAGAGTGTGTCACGGACTCCTGTAAGAGGCCCCTAAAAGGTCCCTGTGAGCCCGTGCACTGTCCGAAGCGGTTGCCTAGAGGCCCGGAATCCGGCCGTTGCGGAACAGGTCGACGAAGACCTGGTGGTCGCTGCGCGCGCGTGCGCCGTACTCGTGGGCGAAGTCCACCAGGATGTCCGCGAAGCCGGCCTCGTCGGCCGCGATCACCGCGTCGATGGCCCGCTCCGTGGAGAAGGGCACCAGGGACTCGCCGGACTGGTCGTCCGCTGCGGCGTGCATCGTGGCCGTCGCCCGGCCCAGGTCGGCGACGACGGCCGCGATCTCCTCCGGGTCGTCGATGTCGCCCCAGTCCAGGTCCACGGCGTACGGCGACACCTCGGCGACCAGCTGACCGCGGCCGTCCAGCTCGGTCCAGCCCAGCCACGGGTCGGCGTGGTCCTGGAGGGCGCGCTGCGAGATCACCGTGCGATGGCCCTCGTGCTGGAAGTAGCCGCGGATCTCCGGGTCGGTGATGTGCCGGGAGACGGCCGGGGTCTGGGCCTGCTTGATGTAGATCACCACATCGTTCTCCAGGGCGTCCGTGGCGCCCTCCAGAAGGATGTTGTACGAGGGCAGCCCGGCCGAGCCGATGCCGATGCCGCGTCGGCCGACGACGTCCTTCACCCGGTACGAGTCCGGGCGGCTCAGGGACGACTCCGGCAGCGTCTCCAGATAGCCGTCGAAGGCGGCCAGCACCTTGTAGCGCGTGGCCGCGTCCAGCTCGATGGAGCCGCCGCCCGGCGCGAAGCGGCGCTCGAAGTCGCGGATCTCCGTCATCGAGTCGAGCAGCCCGAACCGGGTCAGCGAGCGCGCGTCGCGCAGCGCGTCCAGCAGCGGTCCCTGGGCGGTGTCCAGGGTGAACGGCGGCACCTCGTCGCTCTTCGCGCCGGTCGCGAGGGCGCGGATGCGCTCGCGGTACGCGCCCGCGTACGTCCGCACGAGCTCGCTGATCTGCTCGTCGGAGAGCGCCTTCGCGTATCCGATGAGGGCCAGGGAGGCGGCGAGGCGCTTGAGGTCCCAGGTGAAGGGGCCGACGTACGCCTCGTCGAAGTCGTTGACGTTGAAGATCAGGCGCCCCTGGGCGTCCATGTACGTGCCGAAGTTCTCCGCGTGCAGGTCGCCGTGGATCCACACGCGCGCGGTGCGGTCGTCCAGGTACGGTCCGCCCCGCTTTTCCGCCTCCAGGTCGTGGTAGAAGAGGCACGCCGTACCCCGGTAGAACGCGAACGCGGAGGCCGCCATCTTGCGGAACTTCACGCGGAACGCGGCCGGGTCGGCGGCCAGGAGCTCGCCGAACGCGGTGTCGAACACGGTGAGGATCTCCTCGCCGCGGTGCTCGGCGCTGAGCTGCGGAACCGACATCGCTGGGTGCCTCCTGGTGCAGGTGATGCAAGACGAATGGGGCCGGACAGGCCGACCGGGGAGACGAATGACTCCGTCGTCCCTCCAACGTCCGAAGGTACGCCGGAGTGCCCACGACCCGCCCACGAAGGTACCGGGGGAGACGCCTCCCGCTGTCAGTGCCGAGGCTTAGACTTCGTCGCTGTCCCCCCAGACTGCCCGCAGCCTGTCGCCGAGTGTTTTCCATGGAGGCCACGCCGTGTCAAAGCCGCCGTTCACGCACCTGCACGTCCACACCCAGTACTCGCTGCTGGACGGTGCCGCGCGGCTCAAGGACATGTTCGACGCGTGCAACGAGATGGGCATGTCCCATATCGCCATGTCCGACCACGGCAACCTCCATGGGGCGTACGACTTCTTCCACACCGCCAAGAAGGCGGGTGTCACACCGATCATCGGCATCGAGGCGTACGTGGCGCCGGAGTCGCGGCGCAACAAGCGCAAGATCCGGTGGGGTCAGCCGCACCAGAAGCGCGACGACGTGTCCGGTTCGGGTGGTTACACGCACAAGACGATCTGGGCGGCCAACTCGACGGGTCTGCACAATCTCTTCCGGCTGTCCTCGGACGCGTACGCGGAGGGCTGGCTGCAGAAGTGGCCGCGGATGGACAAGGAGACCATCTCCCAGTGGTCCGAGGGGCTCATCGCCTCCACCGGCTGCCCGTCCGGTGAGCTCCAGACCCGGCTGCGCCTGGGTCAGTTCGACGAGGCGCTGAAGGCGGCCTCCGAGTACCAGGACATCTTCGGCAAGGACCGTTACTTCCTGGAGCTGATGGACCACGGCATCGAGATCGAACACCGGGTCCGTGACGGCCTCCTGGAGATCGGCAAGAAGCTCGGCATCCCGCCCCTCGTGACGAACGACTCGCACTACACGTACCCGCACGAGTCGGTCGCGCACGACGCGCTGCTGTGCATCCAGACCGGCAAGAACATCTCCGACCCGGACCGCTTCAAGTTCGACGGCACCGGCTACTACCTCAAGTCCACGGACGAGATGTACGCCGTCGACTCCTCGGACGCCTGGCAGGAGGGCTGTGCCAACACCCTCCTGGTGGCCGAACAGATCGACACCTCCGGCATGTTCGAGGCGAAGAATCTCATGCCGAGGTTCGACATCCCGGACGGCTTCACCGAGATCACCTGGTTCCAGGAGGAGGTCCGGCTCGGCATGAACCGCCGCTTCCCCGGCGGCGTCCCCGACGACCGCCAGAAGCAGGCGGAGTACGAGATGGACGTCATCATCCAGATGGGGTTCCCGGGGTACTTCCTCGTCGTCGCCGACTTCATCATGTGGGCCAAGAAGCAGGGCATCGCGGTCGGTCCGGGCCGTGGTTCGGCGGCCGGTTCGATCGTCGCGTACGCCATGGGCATCACCGACCTCGACCCGATCCCGCACGGTCTGATCTTCGAGCGGTTCCTCAACCCCGAGCGCGTCTCCATGCCCGACGTCGACATCGACTTCGACGAACGTCGGCGCGTCGAGGTGATCCGGTACGTCACCGAGAAGTACGGCGCCGACAAGGTCGCCATGATCGGCACGTACGGCAAGATCAAGGCGAAGAACGCCATCAAGGACTCCGCGCGCGTGCTGGGCTACCCGTACGCGATGGGCGACCGGCTCACCAAGGCCATGCCCGCCGACGTCCTGGGCAAGGGCATCGACCTCAACGGCATCACCGACCCCTCGCACCCGCGCTACAGCGAGGCCGGCGAGATCAGGGCGATGTACGAGAACGAGCCGGATGTGAAGAAGGTCATCGACACCGCCAAGGGCGTCGAGGGCCTGGTCCGGCAGATGGGTGTGCACGCGGCCGGCGTCATCATGTCCAGCGAGCCCATCGTCGACCACGCCCCCGTCTGGGTGCGGCACACGGACGGCGTGACCATCACACAGTGGGACTACCCGCAGTGCGAGTCGCTCGGCCTGCTCAAGATGGACTTCCTGGGCCTGCGCAACCTGACCATCATGGACGACGCCGTCAAGATGGTGAAGCTCAACAAGGGCGTCGAACTCGACCTGCTGGGCCTGCCGCTCGACGACCCGAAGACCTTCGAACTGCTCCAGCGCGGCGACACACTCGGCGTCTTCCAGTTCGACGGCGGACCCATGCGCTCACTGCTGCGCCTGATGAAGCCCGACAACTTCGAGGACATCTCCGCCGTCTCGGCGCTCTACCGTCCCGGCCCGATGGGCATGGACTCGCACACCAACTACGCGCTGCGCAAGAACAAGCTCCAGGAGATCACCCCGATCCACAAGGAGCTGGAGGAGCCTCTGCAGGAGGTTCTGGCGGTCACCTACGGTCTGATCGTCTACCAGGAGCAGGTGCAGAAGGCCGCCCAGATCATCGCCGGGTACTCACTCGGCGAGGCCGACATCCTGCGCCGCGTGATGGGCAAGAAGAAGCCCGACGAGCTGGCCAAGAACTTCACCATCTTCCAGGCCGGCGCCAAGAAGAACGGCTACAGCGACGAGGCGATCAAGGCCCTGTGGGACGTCCTGGTCCCCTTCGCCGGATACGCCTTCAACAAGGCCCAC
Protein-coding sequences here:
- the dnaE gene encoding DNA polymerase III subunit alpha, with the translated sequence MSKPPFTHLHVHTQYSLLDGAARLKDMFDACNEMGMSHIAMSDHGNLHGAYDFFHTAKKAGVTPIIGIEAYVAPESRRNKRKIRWGQPHQKRDDVSGSGGYTHKTIWAANSTGLHNLFRLSSDAYAEGWLQKWPRMDKETISQWSEGLIASTGCPSGELQTRLRLGQFDEALKAASEYQDIFGKDRYFLELMDHGIEIEHRVRDGLLEIGKKLGIPPLVTNDSHYTYPHESVAHDALLCIQTGKNISDPDRFKFDGTGYYLKSTDEMYAVDSSDAWQEGCANTLLVAEQIDTSGMFEAKNLMPRFDIPDGFTEITWFQEEVRLGMNRRFPGGVPDDRQKQAEYEMDVIIQMGFPGYFLVVADFIMWAKKQGIAVGPGRGSAAGSIVAYAMGITDLDPIPHGLIFERFLNPERVSMPDVDIDFDERRRVEVIRYVTEKYGADKVAMIGTYGKIKAKNAIKDSARVLGYPYAMGDRLTKAMPADVLGKGIDLNGITDPSHPRYSEAGEIRAMYENEPDVKKVIDTAKGVEGLVRQMGVHAAGVIMSSEPIVDHAPVWVRHTDGVTITQWDYPQCESLGLLKMDFLGLRNLTIMDDAVKMVKLNKGVELDLLGLPLDDPKTFELLQRGDTLGVFQFDGGPMRSLLRLMKPDNFEDISAVSALYRPGPMGMDSHTNYALRKNKLQEITPIHKELEEPLQEVLAVTYGLIVYQEQVQKAAQIIAGYSLGEADILRRVMGKKKPDELAKNFTIFQAGAKKNGYSDEAIKALWDVLVPFAGYAFNKAHSAAYGLVSYWTAYLKANYPAEYMAGLLTSVKDDKDKSAIYLNECRRMGIKVLPPNVNESMSNFAAQGDDVILFGLSAVRNVGTNVVESVIKSRNAKGKYASFPDYLDKVEAVVCNKRTTESLIKAGAFDSMGHTRKGLTAHFEPMIDNVVAVKRKEAEGQFDLFGGMGEEDTSEPGFGLDVEFTTDEWDKAYLLAQEREMLGLYVSDHPLFGLEHVLSDKADAGISQLTGGEHADGAVVTIGGIISGLQRKMTKQGNAWAIATVEDLAGSIECMFFPATYQLVSTQLVEDAVVFVKGRLDKREDVPRLVAMELQVPDLSNAGTNAPVILTIPALKVTPPMISRLGEILSHHKGESEVRIRLQGPSKTTVLRLDRHRVKPDPALFGDLKVLLGPSCLAG